One Caenibius sp. WL genomic window, TGGAGGGGGACCTCTGGCTTCACTCTCCTGACCCCCAATCCGCCTTACCCCCCCATCCCGTTCGGCCTGAGCCTGTCGAAGGCCGCGCACCACGCCAGCACAGGCCAATGACCTTCTCACAGGCTGCATGATGGCAGCCATACCAACAGTGCGTCAGCGCACGACACAACATCGGCAAAGCTGATCGGGCAATTGTCAGCACGCGGCCTTCGACAGGCTCAGGCCGAGCGGCTTGGGGAGAGGGCGCGCGCACAGCAGGCATAATCCGCACCGCCGCTTCCCGCTCCCCGCGTCAGCCTAGGCGTCCTTCCCCTCGTAAGCCTCGACGATCCGGCCGACGATGGGGTGGCGGACCACATCCGCCACGCCGAAGCGGGTCACGTTGATCCCTTCGACGCCTTCCAGCCGCCCGACCGCGTCGGCCAGGCCGCTCATCCGGTCACCGCCGGGGATGTCGACCTGTTTCGGGTCGCCGCAGACCACCATGCGGCTGTTCTGGCCGAACCGGGTGAGGAACATTTTCATCTGTTCGCGTGTGGTGTTCTGCGCTTCGTCGAGAATGACGAAAGCATCGGCCAGCGTGCGCCCGCGCATGAAAGCGATGGGGGCGATTTCGATTTCGCCGCTGGCCAGCCGCCGCTCCACCTGCTCGGGCGGCATGCAATCGTACAGCGCATCGTAAAGCGGGCGGAGATAGGGGTCGACCTTCTCTTTCATGTCGCCGGGCAGGAAGCCCAGCCGTTCCCCCGCTTCCACCGCCGGGCGGGAAAGGATCAGGCGCTGCACGCTGCCGGTGATAAGCTGGCTCACAGCCTGCGCCACCGCGAGATAGGTCTTGCCGGTGCCCGCCGGGCCGAGCGCGAAAATGATATCGTCGCGGGCCAGCGCTTTCATATAGTCGATCTGCGTGGCGGAGCGCGGGACGATGGTCTTGCGCCGGGTGCGGATCATGATGCCGCCGCCCAGCGGGTCCTTGCCGGTGATAATCCCGTCCAGCGTCGGTTCGTTCGACATCGCGATCAGCGCCTCGATTGCGCCTGCATCCAGTTCCTGCCCTTCGAGCAGGCGCTTGTGCATGCCTTTCAGAACGTCACGCGCACGGGCGACCGAATCATCCGATCCTTCGATCAGGATGCGATTGCCGCGGGCGCTGATATAGACGCCGAGACGGTTTTCGAGCTGAACGAGATTGGCGTCGAATTCGCCGAACAGCGCGCCGAGCACGGTCTGTTCCTCGAATTCCACTTCGGCCCGTGCCCGCCTGTGCGCGCTACGGTCACCGGGACGGATCAGCGCCGAATCGGAGTCGGCGCGGTGTGGTTTGCGGCCCATGCGCTCCTTTCAAATGGTGCATGGGAAAGATAATGCCGCCTTGCCCGAGAGCAAGCGGGCAGCGGCAAGAGCGCGGTGGAAAAGTTTCGTTTACAGCGCGGAATCGACCAGCCGGCCCGCCAGCGAATTGGGCCCCGCTTCGATCAGGTCCACCTCCACCACATCGCCGATCGCGGCGTCACCCAGGAAATGCACCGATTGCAGCCACGGCGATTTGCCCAGCCATTGCCCCGGGTGCTTGCCTTTGCGTTCGACCAGGACGGTGCAGCGCTTGCCGACGGACGCCTGGTTGAACGCAAGCTGATGGCGGTTGATCGCGGCCTGCAGGCGTTGCAGCCGTTCGTCCATCACTTCGGGGGCAATCATCCCGTCCATTTCAGCGGCGGGGGTGCCGGGGCGGGGGGAATACTTGAAACTGAAAGCCGCGGCGTAGCCCACCGCATCCACCAGTTTCAGCGTATCGGCGAATTCGTCCTCGGTTTCGCCGGGGAAGCCGACGATGAAATCGCCCGACAGCGCGATATCCGGCCGCACAGCGCGGAACCGGTCGAGCAGCCGGAGATAGCTGTCCGCCGTGTGGCTGCGGTTCATGGCTTTCAGCACGCGGTCGGACCCGCTCTGCACCGGCAGGTGGAGATAGGGCATCAGCTTGGCGACTTCGCCATGCGCGGCGATCAGACCATCGGTCACATCGTTGGGATGGCTGGTGGTGTAGCGGATGCGCTGAAGATCGGGCATGCGGTCGAGCGCGCGGATCAGCCCGTCGAGCCCGATGGCGTGCCCCTGCGTATCTTCGCCGGTCCAGGCGTTGACGTTCTGGCCCAGCAGCGTGATCTCGCGCGCCCCGTTTTCGATCAGTTTCTCCGCTTCGGCGATCAAATCGCTGTATGGGCGGGAAATTTCCGCACCGCGCGTGTACGGAACCACGCAATAGGTGCAGAACTTGTCGCACCCTTCCTGCACGGTCAGGAAAGCGCTGGGCCCGGCGCGGCGGCGCTGGGGCAGCACGTCGAACTTCGCGTTGGCGGGCATGTCGGTATCGGTCGCCCGTTCGCCGCGCGCGGCCTTGTCGAGCAAATCGGGCAGGCGATGGTAAGCCTGCGGCCCGACGACCATGGACACCGCCGGGGCGCGGGCCATGATCTCTTCGCCTTCCGCCTGCGCCACGCACCCGGCCACGGCAATCAAGGGCTTGCTGCCATCGGCCTTTTTCAACCGGCCGATGTCCGAATAGACCTTCTCCG contains:
- a CDS encoding PhoH family protein, which gives rise to MGRKPHRADSDSALIRPGDRSAHRRARAEVEFEEQTVLGALFGEFDANLVQLENRLGVYISARGNRILIEGSDDSVARARDVLKGMHKRLLEGQELDAGAIEALIAMSNEPTLDGIITGKDPLGGGIMIRTRRKTIVPRSATQIDYMKALARDDIIFALGPAGTGKTYLAVAQAVSQLITGSVQRLILSRPAVEAGERLGFLPGDMKEKVDPYLRPLYDALYDCMPPEQVERRLASGEIEIAPIAFMRGRTLADAFVILDEAQNTTREQMKMFLTRFGQNSRMVVCGDPKQVDIPGGDRMSGLADAVGRLEGVEGINVTRFGVADVVRHPIVGRIVEAYEGKDA
- the miaB gene encoding tRNA (N6-isopentenyl adenosine(37)-C2)-methylthiotransferase MiaB — its product is MTASPAPKTYRVKSFGCQMNVYDGERMAELLAEKGMTPAADGQDADLVVLNTCHIREKAAEKVYSDIGRLKKADGSKPLIAVAGCVAQAEGEEIMARAPAVSMVVGPQAYHRLPDLLDKAARGERATDTDMPANAKFDVLPQRRRAGPSAFLTVQEGCDKFCTYCVVPYTRGAEISRPYSDLIAEAEKLIENGAREITLLGQNVNAWTGEDTQGHAIGLDGLIRALDRMPDLQRIRYTTSHPNDVTDGLIAAHGEVAKLMPYLHLPVQSGSDRVLKAMNRSHTADSYLRLLDRFRAVRPDIALSGDFIVGFPGETEDEFADTLKLVDAVGYAAAFSFKYSPRPGTPAAEMDGMIAPEVMDERLQRLQAAINRHQLAFNQASVGKRCTVLVERKGKHPGQWLGKSPWLQSVHFLGDAAIGDVVEVDLIEAGPNSLAGRLVDSAL